The DNA window GCGCGGGGCGTGGCGCTGGCGACGGAGCGGCTCGGCTATCCGGTGGCGGAACAACATTATCTGGCAGGCTTCGTGCTGCTGCCGGAACAGGCGGGCCAGTGGCGGAGAATCGCGGCGGCGGCGCGGGCTTCGGTGGCGCGGGGCACGGCGGCGACCTTCGTCTGGGCGCTGCCGCAGGTGTGCCGCGACGGCTTCACTGCCTTCAGAATCGATGGGGAGGATGAGATGCAGGCCTTTGACGATGTGCTCTTTCCGCTCGGCATCGGGCGGGAGGCGAGCGTGTCGCCCGCCTTTTCGACACAGGTGGTCGAGAGCGTGAGCGGGCATGAGCGGCGCAGTAGCGACTGGGCGGACGCGCGGCTGTCCTTCGACGCGGGGCCGGGGGTCCGGTCGGAGGGCGACATGGCGCGGCTGATCGCATTTTTCCGGGCGAGGAGAGGCGCGGCGCGGGGGTTCCGCTTTACCGATCCCTATGACGACCGGAGCGGCGCGCCGGGGGTCGCGCCTTCGCCCATCGACCAGCGGCTCGGGACGGGCGACGGGGTGCGCGCCGAATTTCCGCTGATGCGCCATTATGGCGAGGGGGATGAGGCGCAGGGCCGCCGGATCACGCGGCCGGTGGCGGGGAGCATCCGGGTCGCTGTCGATGGCGCGGAACTGACGAGCGGGTGGAGCCATGCGGGGATGGGCGTGATCGCGTTCGATGTGGCTCCGGCGGCGGGCGCGGTGCTGACGGCGGGCTATCGCTTCGACGTGCCGGTGCGTTTCGCCGAGGACCGGCTGGAGATCAACCGCGCGACCTTTGCGGCCGGGGAAGCGCCTTCGGTGCCGCTGGTGGAGATCCGCGAATGAGCGCGGCGGAGACATTGGCGCAGCCGCTGGTGACGCTGGCCTTCTGCTGGCGGATCGAGCGGCGGGACGGGGTGACGATCGGGCTGACCAGCCACGACCGTGATCTGGAGATCGGCGGGCTGCTTTATCGCGCCGCGCCGGGCATGACGCCGGGCGCGGTGCGCAGCGGCATCGGTATGGAGGGGGAGGACAGCGACATAGCGGGCGCGCTTACCAGCGACGCGATCAGCGAGCGCGACCTGATGGCGGGGCGATGGGACGGAGCGGCGCTGGAACTGCGGCTGACGCAGTGGGAGGCGCCGGGCGATCTGTGGCTGCTGCTGGCGCGGGGCGAGATCGGCGCGGTGGCGCGGACGGGCGCGGCGTTCACGGCGGAGCTGATCGGCGCGGCGGCGCTGGGGGAGCCGGTTGCGCCATCCACTTCGCCCGATTGCCGCGCGACGCTGGGCGACGGCAAGTGCCGCGTCGATATGGCGGGAAGGCGGCGGATCGTCACGGTGGCGGGCGTGGAGGATGCGCGGGTGGCCGCGAGCGGCCTTGCGCCGGGGGTTTATGCCTTCGGCACGCTGCGCTGGCTGACCGGGGCGAATGCGGGGATGTGTCAGGCGGTGGCGGACAATGATGCCGACGGGCTGACGCTGGCCGATCCGCCCGGCTTTGCGGTGGAGGCGGGGACGCTGGCGCTGCTGACGCAGGGGTGCGACCGGCAATTGGCGACCTGCGCGGCGCGGTTCGGCAATGCGGTGAATTTTCGCGGCGAGCCTTATCTGCCGGGCATGGACCTTCTGACGCGATACCCCGGCGCGTGAGCGGCGCGGAGATCGTGGCGGCGGCGCGGGCCTTGATCGGCGCGCCGTTCCGGCTGCACGGACGCGGGCGCGACGGGATCGACTGCGTGGGGCTGGCGGCGGTGGCGACGGGGCGGGATGCGCCCTGCGCCTATGGCCTGCGCAGCGGCGATGCGGCGCGGGCGGAGCGCTGGTTGCGGGAGGCCGGGCTGCGCGCGGTAGCGGTAGGCGCGGCGGGCGATGTGGCGCTGGTGCGGCCGGGGCCGATGCAACTCCACCTGATGATCGCGACGGATACCGGCTTCGTCCACGCCCATGCGGGACTGGGCCGTGTGGTGGAGACGCCGGGCGCGCCGCTCTGGCCTGTGCTCGGCTGGTGGCGAATATAAGGGGAGACAGGCATGGCGACGATGGTGCTTACGGCGGTGGGGAGGGCGCTGGGCGGGCCGATCGGAGGCGCGATCGGCGCTCTGGTCGGCAATGCGTTCGACCATGCGGTGCTGTTCCGCCCCAAGGGGCGCGAGGGGCGGCGGCTGGCCGAGCTTCAGGTGCAGACATCAACCTATGGAACGCAGGTGCCGAAGATTTTCGGCACGATGCGGGTCGCGGGCACGGTGATCTGGGCGACCGACCTTAAGGAAACGCGCAAGAAAGAGAGCGCGGGGAAGGGGCGCGGGAGAGTCACGACATACAGCTATTCGGCGAGCTTCGCAGTCGCGCTGTCGGCGCGGCCGATCCGGGCGATCCGACGCATCTGGGCGGACGGCAATCTGCTGCGCGGGGCGGCGGGGGACTTCAAGACCGAGCTTTCGGCTTTCCGCGTACATCATGGCGGTGAGGGGCAGGCGGCCGATCCGCTGATCTCTTCGGCGGTGGGGGCGGGGCAGGCGCCCGCGCATCGGGGGATCGCCTATGTGCTGTTCGAGGATCTGGCGCTGGCCGATTATGGCAACCGCATCCCGTCCCTGACCTTCGAAGTGGAGGCGGACGCGGGGCCGGTGCCGATGGAGCAGGTGGCGCGCGAGGCGAGCGGCGGGCTGCTGGGCGGAAGCGGACTGGGTCTGGTTGCGGGCTATGCCGCGGGCGGGCCGGACGTGCGCGAGGCGCTGATGCCGATGATCGAGGCGCGGGGACTGGCGCTGGCGGGCGGGGAAGCGGGGTTGCGGCTGGTCGCGGCGGCGGAGGCGGCGGACGGAGAGATCGGCGCGGGCGGGCTGCTGGCGCGGGTCAACGGGCGCGGCGTCGATCCGCAACAGCGGTCGGGCGGGGCGGCGGACGGTGTGCCGGTCGCGCTCAGCCTGCGCCATTATGACGCCGCGCGCGATTATCAAACCGGCGTGCAGCGCGTGGTGCGGGCAGGAGCGGGGCGGCAGGAGCAGGGCATCGACCTGCCCGAAGCGATGAGCGCGGACGCGGCGCGGGCGCTGGCGGCAGCGCGGCTCCATGCGGCGTGGAGCGGGCGGGCGCGGATGGAGCTGCGCTGCGGCTGGGAGGCGCTGGCGCAGGAGCCGGGCGAAATTGTGACTGTGGCGGGCGTGCCGGGGCTTTGGCGGATCGAGGAGCGCGAATGGGAAGCGATGGCGGTGCGCCTGTCGCTGCGGCGGGTGCCGGGCGCTGGCGGAGCGATGCCGCCGGGCGCCTCGGGCGGGGCCATCGTGCGGCAGGTGGATGCGCCGCACGGAGCAACGAGCCTGATGCTGGCCGACCTGCCGCCGCTGCGCGAGGGGGTGGCGAGCGCGCCGCTGATCGTCGCGGCGGCGAGCGGCGGGGCGGGCTGGCGCAGCGCGGCGCTGTTCGTGATGGGCGCGAGCGGCGAGGCGGTCCCGGCGGGGCGCAGCGCGGGGCGGGCGGTGATGGGCGTTACCGACGCGGCGCTGGCTCCGGGGAGCGTCACGCTGGTGGACCGGCGGGCGGTGCTGGACGTGACCCTGCTGGCGGAGGACATAGCGCTTTCACCCGCGGACGAGGCGATGCTGGGGCAGGGGCGGAACCTCTGTCTGGTGGGGCGCGAGTTGATCCAGTTCGAGAGCGCGGTGCGGACCGGGACGCGGCAGTGGCGGCTGACGGGTTTGCGGCGCGGGCTGCGCGGGACGGAGTGGGCGTGCGGCGCGCATGAGGCGGGCGAGCCTTTCCTGCCGGTCGAGGAGGAAAGGCTGGCCGATCCGCTGGGTTTCGCGGGGCAGAGCGTGGAACCGGGCGCGGCGCTGCGCGTGGCGGCGCTGGGGCTGGGGGATGTGGAGCCTGTGGAGGCCGTCATGACGGTCGCGGGCGAGGCGCTGATCCCGCCTGCGCCGGTGCATCTGACGGCGCGGGCGGAAAGCGGCGGCGTGGCGCTGCGCTGGGTGCGGCGGAGCCGGGCGGGATGGCGCTGGAGCAGCGGGAGCGACGTGCCGCTGGCCGAGGAGGCCGAGCGCTATGCGGTGCGGCTGATGGACGGCGCGCGGCTCGTGCGGGCGGCAGAAACGGCGGTTCCGGCGTGGACCTATGATACGGCGGCCATTGCGGCGGACGGGAGCGCCGGAGCGGCGCTGACCGTCGAGGTGGCGCAGATCGGCACCCATGCGACCGGGCGGGCGGCCCGGATCGCGATCACGGTATAAGAGGAAGGAACGGATGATGGACGCAACATCGCGCTGGGCGCTGCCGCTGCTGTTTGCGGGGCAGGCGCAGAAGGAATTGTTCCACAACGAAGCGCTGACATTGGCCGACGCGCTGCTGCACGGGGCGGTGGAGAGCGCGGATCTGGCGGTTCCGCCGGTCGACGCGGAACCGGGGCGATGCTGGATCGTGGCGGCGGGGGCAAGTGGCGAATGGGCCGGAAAAGACGGGGCCGTCGCGGTGGCGAGCGAGGGGGGGTGGCGCTTCATCACGCCGCGCGCGGGGTTGAACTTGTGGGTCATCGACCGGAATGTCGCGCTTTTTCATGACGGTGCACAGTGGCGGGAAGGCGCGGTTCATGACGATGGCCTGTATCTCGGCGGCAATCGCGTGGTGGCGGAACGTCAGGATGCGATCGGCGATCCGGCGGGCGGCGCTGTCGTCGATGCGGAAAGCCGCGCGACCATTGCCGCCATTCTGGAGGCACTGCGTTCCCACGGGCTGATCGTACCGTGATATTTGGGCATCATCGGGTATTTGTTTGAGGGGTAGCTTGAATATTACCGGATCGTGACGATATAGCCTGTCGGCCACTTGATAGTCGGCTTAGTGCGTTATTTTTGCAACGGTTTCACTAAATGTGGACTTGCCATGAAACTTTCTACCCGATAGAGGGTTTCAGCAGTCCTTCGTGACACTCTTGAAAGGGGAATTCAGATGCGGAAGCTTGCCCTCGCGGCTGCGCTTGCGACCAGTGTTTTGGCCACCCCGGCCATGGCACGCGACAATAGCTGGTATGTCGGCGTCGACGCCGGCGGTCTGATCGTTGAAGATCAGGACATCACCTTCACCCCCGGCAACGCCGGTGCGGCCAGCAACACCGTTTCGGGTGTTGACTACCACAAGGGCTATGATTTCGACGCCAATATCGGCTACGATTTCGGCGGTTTCCGTCTGGAAGCCGAAGCGGCCTACAAGCGCGCCAAGGTCGACCTCGACCAGAGCGGCTTCGGCGGCGCGGCCTCGGCCCTGTCGTTCATGCTGAACGGCCTGCTCGACTTCGGTCCCGATGACGGCCTGCAGGGCTTTGTCGGCGGCGGCGTCGGCGTGTCGCGCGGCAAGCTGGCCAACGATCTGGTCAACGACAGCGACACCGGCTTCGCCTGGCAGGCGATCGCGGGCGTTCGCTACCCGCTCGGCTCGAATGTCGACGTCTCGCTGAAGTATCGCTTCTTCAACCAGGACGACATCAAGCTGATCCCGGCCTACACCACCATCGGTGGCCCCGCCGGTTCGAGCGTGGACACCAAGCTGCGCACGCACAGCGTCCTGCTCGGCCTGACCTACAACTTCGGCGCTCCGGCTGAAGCGGCTCCTCCGCCGCCCCCGCCGCCCCCGCCGCCTCCGCCGCCCCCGCCGCCTCCGCCGCCGCCGGTGGCAGAGTGCAACCCCGGACCGTACATCGTGTTCTTCGAATGGGACAAGTCGGACATTACGCCTGACGCCGCCACCATTCTGGACAACGCGGTTTCGGCCTACAGCAGCTGCGGCAGCGCCCAGGTCATGCTGGCGGGTCACGCGGACAAGTCGGGTTCGGCCTCCTACAACGTCGGCCTGTCCCAGCGCCGCGCCGATGCGGTCAAGGCCTATCTCGCCTCGAAGGGTATCCCTGACGGCGTGATGACCACCCAGGCGTTCGGTGAATCACGTCCTCGCGTCGAAACCGCCGATGGCGTTCGCGAAGTCCAGAACCGTCGCGTGGAAATCAGCTACGGCCCCGGCGCGGGCATGTAAGCCGGTTTCCGTCCTTCGGGATGGAACAGAAGAGGGGCTGGTCATCCGACCGGCCCCTTTTTCTTTGTCCGGCGAAGGCGGAGGGGGTGAGGAGAATGCGGCGCGGCGGCGTCGGTAGCAGAACGCCCGCGCCTGTGCGGCAGACGGTTCCTTCCGGTCCCGCTTGCCAAACGGAGCCGGGGGCGCAACAAAAGATCAGCCTTTGCGTTCCCCCAGCACCCCCATCAATCCCGGAGCCTGCCATGACCCGTTTGCTGCTCGCCGCCACTCTTCCCCTCGGCCTCGCCATCGCGGGATGCGCCACCGCCGCCCAGACCAAGGCGGCGCCGATGGCGACCGCAAAGCTCGCTGCGGGCGACGGCAGCGCGCGCGGGACGGCGACCGTGACGCAGGCCGGTGACGGGCTGCATGTCGTGGTGAAGGCGACGGGCCTCACGCCCGGCATCCATGCGGTGCACATCCACACCACCGGCCAGTGCGTCGGCCCCGACTTCACGAGCGCGGGCGGCCACTGGAACCCCACCGGCCGCAAGCATGGCAAGGACAATCCGGACGGCATGCACATGGGCGATATGCCCAATATGACGGTTGCGGCGGACGGCACCGGCTCCATCGAATATCATGTTCCGAGCGGCGCGATTTCCGGCGGCGCGACGCCGCTGCTGGACGCGGACGGAGCGGCCATCGTGGTGCACGCCCAGCCCGACGACAATGTGAGCGATCCGGCGGGCAATGCCGGGGGCCGGGTCGCGTGCGGCGTTCTGGCCGCAGGCTGAGCGAGGCTCAGGACCGGGAATCGCGGCGATAGTCGGCGACCGCTTCGTAGCGGGCGCCGGCGTGGCCGACATGGCTTTCGAACAGGGTGAAACGGTCGACACGGAATGGTGCGCTCGACAGGGCGGCGTGGCGGACAAGGAAGGGATCGACCACAGCGCCGCCGCGCCCGAAGCGGGCGAGGGTGATATGCGGCAGGTAAGCGCGGCCTTCGGGCGCGAGGCCGAGCGCCACGCAGGCGCGGTCGATCTTGCGGTGGAGATGCGCGAGCGGATCGCGCGGCTGGACGCCCGCCCACAGAGTGTCGACCACACCTTTGCGGTCGAACGCGCCGACGCCGTGGATCTGTGCGTCGAAGGACGTAAAGCGGATGGCGGTGAGCGCGGCGGCGATGTCTTCGGCCATGCGCCGGTCGACTTCGCCGATGAAGCGCAGCGTCAGGTGAAGTTGATCGTCATCCTGCCAGCGCGCGCCCTCGACCCCTTCCATCAGGTCGAGCAACTGGCTGCGCAGCGCGGCAGGCGGGCGGATAGCGACGAACAGGCGGTGCATGGGATGGGCATAGGCCGCATCGCGCGCCGCTGCCATATATTAGCACATTGTCATAATTCAGCAACACGGCTTACTCTTGAAGTTGAGGCCGGATAGGCCGATACTATGGGGACCGGCGGACATGCCGGCAAAGGAGATGAATTTCATGGCCAACTGGTCCGATCCCCGTCCCGGCACACAAACCCGCATTGCGGGTTTTGGCGGGGCAACCGCCGCGCGCGGCGAGGCGTTCGACGCCGGGCTGCGCCGCTATATGCTGTCGGTCTATAATTATATGGCGAGCGGCGTGCTGCTGACCGGCATCGTCGCTCTGCTGTTCGCATCGAGCGGGCTTGCCTACAGCGTGTTCGCCGGTCCCGGCATCCTCAAATATATCGTGATGTTCGCGCCGCTGGCGTTCGTGATGGTGCTGAGTTTCGGTATCAGCCGGCTGTCGACCTTTGCGGCGCAGGCGCTCTACTGGGCTTATGCGGCGGTGATGGGCGTTTCGCTGTCCTACATCTTCCTCGCCTATACCGGCGTATCGATCGCGCAGACCTTCTTCGCGACGGCGGCGGCGTTCGCGGGCCTCAGCCTCTGGGGCTATACGACGAAGAAGGATCTGTCGGGCTTCGGCACGTTCCTCATCATGGGCGTCGTGGGCCTTCTGGTGGCGAGCCTCATCAACCTGTTCCTGAAGTCGAGCGCGATGGATCTGGTCATCAGCGGCGTCGGCGTCCTGCTCTTCGCGGGGCTGACCGCCTATGACACGCAGAAGATCAAGAGCATCTATGCGCATGTCGCGGGCACGGACATGATGGGCAAGTCGGTGGTGATGGGGGCGCTGAACCTCTATCTCGACTTCATCAACATGTTCCTGTTCCTGCTGCGGCTGTTCGGCGACCGCCGCTAATCGCAGCATAGCGAGACAGGAAAGGCCCGGCGGAGCGATCCGCCGGGCCTTTTGCTTTGTGGGGCGGAAGCGTCAGCCCTTCGCCTGCATTTTCGCGATAAGGGCGTTATCCAGTTCCTTCTGCCGTTTGTAGGCAGGGCGCTCGCGCAGGCGGGCGGCATAGGCTTCGAAGGCGGGGCTGGTGGGGATGGATCTGAAGCTGAGACCCCAGTCCACCTGCGCGCCGACATAGACATCGGCGGCGGTAAACTGTTCGCCGCAGATCCAAGCGTCGCCCGAGACCGCCTTTTCCAGCGTGGCGACGGCGTCGTCGAAACTGCCATAGCCCGCCATCCGCTCACGCCCCTCCGGCACGACGAAGCCGAGCGCGCGGTTGGTGACGGCGGCTTCCACCGGCCCGGCGGCGAAGAAGAGCCAGCGATAATAATCGTGCCGCCGGTCGAGCGGCGGGGCGAGGCCCGCGTCGGCAAAGGCGTCGGCGAGATAGGCGCAGATCGCGGCGCATTCGGTGACGACATGGCCGCCATGCACGACCGTGGGCACCTTGCCCATCGGATTGATCGCGCGATAGTCCGCCGACTTCATCGCGCCTTCATAGTCGAGCAGGACGGTCTCATAGGGCTGGCCGACCTCTTCGAGCATCCAGCGGGCGATCTGACCCCGCGACATGGGGTTGGTGTAGAGCGTGAGACCGGCAGGCATGGGCTTTTCCCTCCATTTTTTACCTCGCCCCGCAAGCGGGCTGGCAATGCGGGCGCAGTCTGCCCATGCGGCGCCGGTTCTGCAAGGCGCTGAAAAATGGCGGGATCGGCGAATAATATTTCGAGTGTGAAAATATAATCTTACTGATGTATAATATAATGGCGGAAAATATCGCTGTTTAACAAAAGAGAAATATTATTTTATGTGGACAAAATACTCTGGATAAGTAAAGGGGCCGCCTGGGTAGCCAAGACGAACAATATTCAACGATATAGTCTTGAATTCGTCATTTAAGTGCAACCGCAGGAGATTTTCCCGTGAAAAAGATCATTGCCGGCATATTTGCCGCGACCATCGCTTCGTCCGCTTTCGCCGCGTCGTCCGAGCCGCAGGGCGTCACGCGCGAAGTGCATTTCGGCGGTCTCAACCTTGCCAATGCGGAGGGTGAGGCCATGCTGAACGAACGCATCACGCGGGCAGTTCGCCAGATTTGCGGCCAGCGCGTTTTCGCGCCTCTGCAGGACGCCATGGCGCAGCGCGAATGCTATCGCAAGGTTTTCGCTTCGGCCAGACCGCAGGTGGAACTCGCAGTCGCCAAGGCGCGCAGCGGCAACCGCTATGCGGGCGATCCGGCGGTGATCGCCATCGCGCCGACGGGCGGCAAGGGTCTCTGACGCCACCAGATTCGTTCGAAGGAAATGGGCGGTCCTGACGGGCCGCCCTTTTTTGTCGCGCGCGGGGGAAGGTTCTTCTCCTCGACTTTGCGGCGGGCGGCGGGCAAGAAGATGCCCGGAGGAGCCTGCCATGGACATAGCCGATACCGCCGACCAGCCGCATCACGCCGTCCATTATGTCAACCGCATCGGCTGGCTGCGCGCCGCCGTGCTGGGAGCCAATGACGGGATCGTGTCGACGGCCAGCCTGATGGCGGGCATCGCCGCTTCGGGGGCGGGCGGACAATCGGTGCTGCTGTCGGGCATCGCCGCGCTGGTGGCGGGCGCGATGTCGATGGCGGCGGGCGAATATGTGTCGGTCAGCGCGCAGTCGGACACCGAACGCGCCGACCTTGCCAAGGAAAAGGCCGCGCTGGCGACGCAGCCCCATGCGGAATGGGCGGAACTGCGCGACATCTATGTCGAGCGCGGGCTGTCGGCCGATCTGGCGGGGCAGGTTGCGCAGCAGTTGATGGCGGCCGATGCGCTGGGCGCGCATGCCCGCGACGAGCTGGGCATTTCGGAAATCGCGACCGCGCGGCCGGCGCAGGCGGCGCTGGCGTCGGCGGCGAGCTTTGCCGCGGGGGCCACTCCGCCGGTGCTGGCGGCGGCGGTGGCGCCGGGGAGCGGCGGGGTTCCCGCGATCGTGGGCATATGCCTGCTGTGCCTCGTCATGCTGGGCTATGCGGGCGCGCGGCTGGGTGGAGCGCGGCCCGTGCGGTCGGTGCTGCGCACGCTGTTCTGGGGGGCGCTGGCGATGGGAGTGACGGCGGGCGCGGGCCATCTGTTCGGCGCGGCCATTTGATGCCAAGGTCCGCCCTTTCCTGATTCCCCGGAGATAGAGACATGACCGACATCCAGCAGATCCCGCTCAAGACCATCAAGGGAGCCGACGCCAGCCTTGGCGATTATGCGGGCAAGGTGGTGCTGGTGGTCAATGTCGCGTCGAAATGCGGGCTGACCCCGCAATATGAGGGGCTGGAGAAGCTCTACGCCGATTATCGCGACCGGGGGCTGGTGGTCGCGGGCTTCCCCGCCAACGATTTCGGCGCGCAGGAACCGGGCAGCAATGACGAGATCGCGACATTCTGCACCACCAATTTCGGCGTCGATTTCCCGATGTTCGAAAAGATCGTGGTGACGGGTCCGGACAAGCATCCGCTCTATGCCGCGCTGACCGGCGCCGCGCCGGACGCGCAGGGCGAGGGCGCGGCGTTTCGCGAAAAGCTGGTCGGTTATGGTATTACGCCGGGCGATGCGCCCGAAGTGCTGTGGAATTTCGAGAAATTCCTGATCGGCAAGGACGGCGCGGTGAAGGCGCGCTTTGCGCCGACGACCGCGCCCGGCGACCCGGCGCTGGTCGCCGCGATCGAGGCGGAACTGGCGGCGTGAGGACAGGGCGGGCGATGGCGGCGTGATGCGACGATGACGCCCGCGCCCTCGCTCGCCACGACCATCGGCCCGGTGCTCGAAACGCTGAGTATCGTCGGCACCTTCGTATTCGCGGCGTCGGGCGCGCTGGCGGCGGCGCGGCTGGGGCAGACGCTGGTGACGTTCGCCTTTTTCGCGCTGGTGACGGGCGTGGGCGGCGGCACGGTGCGCGACCTGCTGATCGGTGCGCCGGTCTTCTGGGTGGTGGACGCCGTGCCCGCCATCGCCTGCATGGGCGCGGCGCTGATCGTGTGGTTCACGCCGCGCCGCTGGTGGAGCGAGCGGGCGCTCGACTGGCTGGACGCCATCGGGCTGGCGGCTTTCGCGGTATTCGGTGCGGCCAAGGCAATGAGCTTTGGCGTGCCGCCCTTCGTCTCGGGGATCATGGGCGTGGTCACGGGATGCGTCGGCGGCATCCTGCGCGACCTGCTGGCGGGCGAGCCGTCGATCCTGCTGCGGCCCGAGCTTTATGTGACGGCCGCGGCCTTCGCCTCCGGGTCGTTCGTGGCGCTGCGCTGGGTGGGGCTGGACGTGCCGGTCGCAGGCGTGGCGGCGGCGCTGCTGGGCTTTGCGCTGCGGGCGGTCGCGATCTGGCGGGGGCTGGCGCTGCCCGCCTATCGCGACCGGGCGTGACGGGTCAGCGCAGCGGCGTCCACGTCTGCGTCTTGCAGAAGAAGGCGATGCAGCCCTGCACCTTGAGCGTGCCGTCGGAATTGCGGCTGACCTTCGAGCTGTAGCTCTTGCCGCTTTCGGGGTCGTAGATCGTGCCCTTCCAGAGTTCGCCCGCATCCTCGAAACCGGACAGCAGCGTCAGGCCCACGAGCGGCTTGGAGCGCAGCGCGGGGTCGGGGTTCTTGATGTCGGTCTGCGGGCGGCCCGGCGTGGGCTTCACAATCCGTTCGATGCGGCCGCAAAGCTGCCTGCCGCAGGGCGCGATCTGGACGATGGCCTTGCCGTCGACGGTGGCCCAGCGGCCCGTGACGGGCTGGGCGGCGTGCGCGGGGAGGGCCGTGGCGGCGGCCAGCGTGGCAGCGGCGATGGCGAGGCTTTTCATGCGATCCTTCTCCTTGTGGCTGGTCAGGGAGATAGGCACGGAAAAACCCGCCTGCCAGCGCCAATTGCGCAGCAGGCGGGGCAGGGACGGGCGGACGCTACGGCAGCGCCCGCCCCGGCCTTCGCTTTTTCAGAAAGCCTTGGAGATGGAACAGGCCGCCGGACCCAGAATGACCACGAACAGAACCGGCAGGATGAAGAGAATCAGCGGCACGGTCATGATCGCGGGCAGGCGGGCGGCCTTTTCCTCGGCGCGCATCATGCGTTCGTGACGGAACTCGGCGGACAGGACGCGCAGCGCCGACGCGAGCGGGGTGCCGTATTTTTCCGTCTGGATCATGGTGGTCACGACGCCGCGGATCGCATCGAGCTTCACGCGCGTGGCGAGGTTTTCGAAGGCCATGCGCCGTTCGGTGAGGAAGCTCAGTTCAATCGCGGTAAGCTGGAACTCGTCGCCCAGTTCGGGATAGGCCTTGCCCAGTTCGCGCGAGACGCGGTTGAAGGCGGCGTCGACGGTCAGGCCCGCTTCGGCGCAGATGACGAGCAGGTCGAGCGCGTCGGGCAGCCCCTTGCGGATCGCGGCGGAGCGCTTCTGCACCTTGTTGTTGATGAAGATGTCGGGCGCCTTGTAGGCGAGCAGCAGGGAAACCGCGAAGGCGAAGAAGCGCTTCATCGGTCCCCATTCGGGCTGGATACCGATG is part of the Sphingobium amiense genome and encodes:
- a CDS encoding DUF2163 domain-containing protein, which codes for MSAAETLAQPLVTLAFCWRIERRDGVTIGLTSHDRDLEIGGLLYRAAPGMTPGAVRSGIGMEGEDSDIAGALTSDAISERDLMAGRWDGAALELRLTQWEAPGDLWLLLARGEIGAVARTGAAFTAELIGAAALGEPVAPSTSPDCRATLGDGKCRVDMAGRRRIVTVAGVEDARVAASGLAPGVYAFGTLRWLTGANAGMCQAVADNDADGLTLADPPGFAVEAGTLALLTQGCDRQLATCAARFGNAVNFRGEPYLPGMDLLTRYPGA
- a CDS encoding C40 family peptidase, with the translated sequence MAAARALIGAPFRLHGRGRDGIDCVGLAAVATGRDAPCAYGLRSGDAARAERWLREAGLRAVAVGAAGDVALVRPGPMQLHLMIATDTGFVHAHAGLGRVVETPGAPLWPVLGWWRI
- a CDS encoding phage tail protein yields the protein MATMVLTAVGRALGGPIGGAIGALVGNAFDHAVLFRPKGREGRRLAELQVQTSTYGTQVPKIFGTMRVAGTVIWATDLKETRKKESAGKGRGRVTTYSYSASFAVALSARPIRAIRRIWADGNLLRGAAGDFKTELSAFRVHHGGEGQAADPLISSAVGAGQAPAHRGIAYVLFEDLALADYGNRIPSLTFEVEADAGPVPMEQVAREASGGLLGGSGLGLVAGYAAGGPDVREALMPMIEARGLALAGGEAGLRLVAAAEAADGEIGAGGLLARVNGRGVDPQQRSGGAADGVPVALSLRHYDAARDYQTGVQRVVRAGAGRQEQGIDLPEAMSADAARALAAARLHAAWSGRARMELRCGWEALAQEPGEIVTVAGVPGLWRIEEREWEAMAVRLSLRRVPGAGGAMPPGASGGAIVRQVDAPHGATSLMLADLPPLREGVASAPLIVAAASGGAGWRSAALFVMGASGEAVPAGRSAGRAVMGVTDAALAPGSVTLVDRRAVLDVTLLAEDIALSPADEAMLGQGRNLCLVGRELIQFESAVRTGTRQWRLTGLRRGLRGTEWACGAHEAGEPFLPVEEERLADPLGFAGQSVEPGAALRVAALGLGDVEPVEAVMTVAGEALIPPAPVHLTARAESGGVALRWVRRSRAGWRWSSGSDVPLAEEAERYAVRLMDGARLVRAAETAVPAWTYDTAAIAADGSAGAALTVEVAQIGTHATGRAARIAITV
- a CDS encoding DUF2793 domain-containing protein; this encodes MDATSRWALPLLFAGQAQKELFHNEALTLADALLHGAVESADLAVPPVDAEPGRCWIVAAGASGEWAGKDGAVAVASEGGWRFITPRAGLNLWVIDRNVALFHDGAQWREGAVHDDGLYLGGNRVVAERQDAIGDPAGGAVVDAESRATIAAILEALRSHGLIVP
- a CDS encoding OmpA family protein; translation: MRKLALAAALATSVLATPAMARDNSWYVGVDAGGLIVEDQDITFTPGNAGAASNTVSGVDYHKGYDFDANIGYDFGGFRLEAEAAYKRAKVDLDQSGFGGAASALSFMLNGLLDFGPDDGLQGFVGGGVGVSRGKLANDLVNDSDTGFAWQAIAGVRYPLGSNVDVSLKYRFFNQDDIKLIPAYTTIGGPAGSSVDTKLRTHSVLLGLTYNFGAPAEAAPPPPPPPPPPPPPPPPPPPPVAECNPGPYIVFFEWDKSDITPDAATILDNAVSAYSSCGSAQVMLAGHADKSGSASYNVGLSQRRADAVKAYLASKGIPDGVMTTQAFGESRPRVETADGVREVQNRRVEISYGPGAGM
- a CDS encoding superoxide dismutase family protein, translating into MTRLLLAATLPLGLAIAGCATAAQTKAAPMATAKLAAGDGSARGTATVTQAGDGLHVVVKATGLTPGIHAVHIHTTGQCVGPDFTSAGGHWNPTGRKHGKDNPDGMHMGDMPNMTVAADGTGSIEYHVPSGAISGGATPLLDADGAAIVVHAQPDDNVSDPAGNAGGRVACGVLAAG
- the thpR gene encoding RNA 2',3'-cyclic phosphodiesterase; protein product: MHRLFVAIRPPAALRSQLLDLMEGVEGARWQDDDQLHLTLRFIGEVDRRMAEDIAAALTAIRFTSFDAQIHGVGAFDRKGVVDTLWAGVQPRDPLAHLHRKIDRACVALGLAPEGRAYLPHITLARFGRGGAVVDPFLVRHAALSSAPFRVDRFTLFESHVGHAGARYEAVADYRRDSRS
- a CDS encoding Bax inhibitor-1/YccA family protein, which produces MANWSDPRPGTQTRIAGFGGATAARGEAFDAGLRRYMLSVYNYMASGVLLTGIVALLFASSGLAYSVFAGPGILKYIVMFAPLAFVMVLSFGISRLSTFAAQALYWAYAAVMGVSLSYIFLAYTGVSIAQTFFATAAAFAGLSLWGYTTKKDLSGFGTFLIMGVVGLLVASLINLFLKSSAMDLVISGVGVLLFAGLTAYDTQKIKSIYAHVAGTDMMGKSVVMGALNLYLDFINMFLFLLRLFGDRR
- a CDS encoding glutathione S-transferase family protein; translation: MPAGLTLYTNPMSRGQIARWMLEEVGQPYETVLLDYEGAMKSADYRAINPMGKVPTVVHGGHVVTECAAICAYLADAFADAGLAPPLDRRHDYYRWLFFAAGPVEAAVTNRALGFVVPEGRERMAGYGSFDDAVATLEKAVSGDAWICGEQFTAADVYVGAQVDWGLSFRSIPTSPAFEAYAARLRERPAYKRQKELDNALIAKMQAKG
- a CDS encoding UrcA family protein codes for the protein MKKIIAGIFAATIASSAFAASSEPQGVTREVHFGGLNLANAEGEAMLNERITRAVRQICGQRVFAPLQDAMAQRECYRKVFASARPQVELAVAKARSGNRYAGDPAVIAIAPTGGKGL